A region of the Halosolutus amylolyticus genome:
GGTGACAGTTCCACTACCGGATAATCCATTGCCTCCGCAATCCAGACTCATCGTATCCCCAGCACCATCGAGTTCACCTTCTTCTCCTGAGACAGGGGATTCATCTTCGAGATCTCCACGAACGTAGAAATTGTCAGCATTCCCTTCGGAGGTTAGCTCAATCGACAACTCACCATCAGAGGGGCTGGTGTCCCAAGTCATACTCGCGCCGGCTTGTGCTTCCTGATTTACACTGTCGCCGAGGTCAAGCACGAACGCCGCGATCACGGCCGCGAGAATCACGGTGATGGCGACCATGAGAATCACTCCGATGACTGGCGATACTGCACGTTCCTCGTCGTTTCCGACGAGCTTCTTTCCGATGTTTTCTAACATTGTTTTCCTCACAGCACCCACGTGGACGGTGAGAAGGCTTATGCCGGGGTATCTGGTACCCCGACGTGCGCCTGGGGATTGGGGGTACACACACCAACCCAGCGCCCACCTTCCTGCCGTCTCCGATTTCGGTGCTGATAGTGACCAGTCGGCCAGGGATACATATACTTAGGGGATCGTGAGTTTCTCATAGGCTGATAACGATTTCAGACCTGATAATCAGCAGGGCGCAGAACGTATACAGCGGCCACTTGAAGCAGTGCCGTCTGGCGATTTCGTTCAGCCAAAACCGGGGCAATAACGATTATGGCCACAGAATCGGACGGACACGTGCGGGAGATGGGGTCTCGCTCGGCGACGATCGTCGACCCGCGCGCACGTTCGACGGAGGCTACTACACCGACACCTGGGAAATGGGAGCGCAGTATCGACGCGCGATCGTGGCCAGCGCGCGCAACGATTGTGACTCAGGCGAGTCGATCTCGTTCGATCCCGAGCGCCCACGCCGCGTCGGCGGAGATCGTGACCGATCGATCGCCGACCGTGACCGGCGCACCGGCGGCGTCTTCGAGCAACGCCGCCAGTGACTCCCGATAGGACTGTGGGCGGTCCTCGATAATCTGTACTTGTGCGCTCTCTCGATCGCCGTACCCACGGTTTGCGATGTAGGAATGGGCGAACATCTCGCGGACGTCTTCCGGTGCGCCGTCCAGGTACCAGGGGAGCGTGATGTCGTCGAGTTCCGACTTCTTGCCGATCGGCGCGCCCAAGACACTTGCTCGTCGGTTGCGTGATGGGCTGGATGGGCTATGGACGTCCGAGTCTCGACGTCGTACAGCCGACTCGCCGGCACGAACAGCCCGTCACGCATCGGCCTCACCTCACAGCGGTGGGCCTGATCGCGATCGTCGCCGAAGACCCGGCGGAATCGATCGGTGACGTGGGCCCCGCAGTGGAGGCACGTCCTGACGGTAGAGCCCGGTTGGAACTCTACCGACATCACGAACACCCCCGGAGAGCGACCGCTGGTCGGTGTGAGAACGGCGGACGCAAAACGGCAAAATCGGCCGCTTTACGTATGTACCGTATGGGATCGCCCGGATTTGAACCGGGGTCACGGGCACCCAAGGCCCGAAGTATACCAGGCTAACCCACGATCCCGTACCCACCGTTTCGCCCGGACGCCATAAAGGGTTTCGTTACGCCGGAGCTACAGTGGGCAACCCTTTACCCGCCCAGACCGTACAGTCCAGTATGGTTACCGGAATCGAAATCCTTCTGCTGGTTCTGGTCCTCGCGTTCGTGCTCGGGGCCTCGACCATCATCGAGACCGTCCGCCCCTTCATCGTCAACGCGGTCGTCGGCCTGCTGGTGCTGTTTCTCGCACAGGTGGTCTTCGGCCTCTCGGTCGCCGTCACCCCGATCGCGCTCGTGATCGTCGCGATCGGTGGCGTCCCCGGCTCGGTGCTGGTGATCCTCCTGTCGCTGTTCGGGATCGCGTTCGTCCCCTGAGACGGTCTGCTGTACCGATGTGCCGGTGCAACCGCAAGGCGGTCGCGGTCGCACTGGAACTGACGTACAGTAGTCCGTACGACGCGATCGATCGGCCGGGGACCGCGATCGCCGGCGGCGTCCCCGCGCGACGACGTACTGTTAAGACGATCGAGTGCAGTGTCGGTGATATGAACGCCGACGGACAGGTCCCGCGGAACGAATCGCTGTCGCCGGCCGACTGGCCCACGGCGGCGGAACGACGCTACGCCGAGTTACAGATCGCGCTGGCGGACGAGTACGGCGTCGAGATCGAGTCGCGGGTCGTCGACACCGACGACGCCGGTCGCGTGCACTATCTCGAGGCCGGGGATCCCGCCGGCGAACCGGTCCTGTTGCTTCACGGCAGTTCCACGTCCGGTGCGACGTGGCTGCCGATGGTGCCCGCGCTCGCCGACGAGTATCGCCTCCTCCTCCCCGACAGGCCGGGCCGCGGGCTGTCCGCCGCGCCGAGCTATCGCGATCGGGAGCTCCGATCGTTCCTCGCGACGTACCTGGTCGACCTCCTCGACGACCTGGACGTGGAGCGACCGCACGTCGTCGGCAATTCGCTCGGCGGACTGCAGGCGTTCCTGCTCGCGCTCGATCACGACCGCGTCGATCGGCTCTGTCTCGTCGGGGGACCCGGCGGCGTGACCCGCGAGTTCCCCCTGAGCTTCCGACTGCTGACGGTCCGGGGGGTCAACCGCCTCCTCTTCTGGCTGGCGGGGCGCGGCGATCCGGTCGAGACCACGAGAGAGCGGATCGCGAACGGCATCGTCGGGGATCCGTCGGCGATCACGGAGACCGACTACGAACTCTGGGCGGCCAACGACGAGATTCCGGGGAACGCGACGAGCCAGCGCTCGTACTCCACGACGGCCGGGTCGTTCACCCGCATGCACCCGATCTTCGACATCAGCGACGAGATCGTCACCATCGATCGGCCGACGTGTTTCGTCTGGGGGAGTGCGGACGCGTTGTTCGCTCCCGAGATCGGCCGACCGATCGCCGAACGGATGGCCGACGCGTCGGTTCACGTCCTCGACGGCCACGGCCACGTCCCGTTCCTGGAACCCGGTGACGAGACCGGGACGATCGTTCGGGCGTTCCTCGACGGCGAGTAACCTCATTCGCCGAGCAGGTCCGCGATGTCCTCGTCGGTCGCCTCGGTGATCGAGCCGGGATCGGTCTCGATCGCGGGTTCGTCGTCCCACGCGGAGAGGATGTCGGCCACCTCTTCGTCGGTCGCCTCGGGCAGTGAT
Encoded here:
- a CDS encoding alpha/beta fold hydrolase, whose translation is MCRCNRKAVAVALELTYSSPYDAIDRPGTAIAGGVPARRRTVKTIECSVGDMNADGQVPRNESLSPADWPTAAERRYAELQIALADEYGVEIESRVVDTDDAGRVHYLEAGDPAGEPVLLLHGSSTSGATWLPMVPALADEYRLLLPDRPGRGLSAAPSYRDRELRSFLATYLVDLLDDLDVERPHVVGNSLGGLQAFLLALDHDRVDRLCLVGGPGGVTREFPLSFRLLTVRGVNRLLFWLAGRGDPVETTRERIANGIVGDPSAITETDYELWAANDEIPGNATSQRSYSTTAGSFTRMHPIFDISDEIVTIDRPTCFVWGSADALFAPEIGRPIAERMADASVHVLDGHGHVPFLEPGDETGTIVRAFLDGE
- a CDS encoding type IV pilin, with the protein product MLENIGKKLVGNDEERAVSPVIGVILMVAITVILAAVIAAFVLDLGDSVNQEAQAGASMTWDTSPSDGELSIELTSEGNADNFYVRGDLEDESPVSGEEGELDGAGDTMSLDCGGNGLSGSGTVTVVAEISDTETQTTVTSEDYDCSNT
- a CDS encoding pro-sigmaK processing inhibitor BofA family protein, with amino-acid sequence MVTGIEILLLVLVLAFVLGASTIIETVRPFIVNAVVGLLVLFLAQVVFGLSVAVTPIALVIVAIGGVPGSVLVILLSLFGIAFVP